A single Limisphaera ngatamarikiensis DNA region contains:
- a CDS encoding enoyl-ACP reductase FabI — MGLLDGKIGVVFGVANKRSIAWAIARAWASEGAQLAFTYQGERLKDNVAELVGTFGPETLLMPCDVTRDEDIQAVFAQMQQRYGKLHLLLHSVAYAPREALEGRFLDTSREAFRIALDVSAYSLVALARAAAPLMTEGGSILTLSYYGAEKVVPHYNVMGVAKAALEASVRYLAYDLGPQRVRVNAISAGPVNTLAARGISGFLEMLRHYEAKSPLRRNVSPEELGATGLFLASDGAAAITGQVIYVDCGYQIMGM; from the coding sequence ATGGGACTGTTGGACGGAAAAATCGGAGTGGTGTTCGGCGTCGCCAACAAGCGGTCGATCGCCTGGGCCATTGCCCGCGCCTGGGCCAGCGAAGGTGCCCAACTGGCCTTCACCTATCAGGGCGAACGCCTCAAGGACAACGTGGCCGAGCTGGTTGGAACCTTCGGCCCTGAAACATTGCTCATGCCCTGTGACGTCACCCGGGATGAGGATATCCAGGCCGTTTTTGCCCAAATGCAGCAGCGGTACGGCAAACTCCACCTGCTTCTCCATTCCGTGGCCTACGCCCCCCGGGAGGCACTGGAAGGACGTTTCCTGGACACCAGCCGGGAGGCCTTCCGGATCGCACTCGACGTGAGTGCCTATTCGTTGGTGGCCCTGGCGCGTGCCGCCGCCCCACTCATGACCGAGGGCGGAAGCATCCTCACCCTCTCCTACTACGGCGCGGAAAAAGTGGTGCCCCACTACAACGTCATGGGCGTGGCCAAGGCCGCCCTGGAAGCTTCCGTCCGTTACCTGGCCTACGACCTCGGCCCCCAACGCGTCCGGGTCAACGCCATCAGTGCCGGCCCGGTCAACACCCTGGCCGCCCGGGGCATCAGCGGGTTCCTCGAAATGCTTAGACATTACGAAGCCAAAAGCCCGCTCCGCCGGAACGTCTCGCCGGAAGAACTGGGCGCCACCGGACTGTTCCTGGCCAGCGATGGCGCCGCGGCCATCACCGGTCAGGTCATCTACGTGGATTGCGGCTACCAGATCATGGGCATGTAA
- a CDS encoding sodium:calcium symporter — protein MNHSGWLGGWSGAGGPWFYLGLFALGSFLLLWRLEALSSRGFEGTVLGALVMPYCSGLGNLIFVDVLLREGGPGAEVLTNAFVNNMTNLTLLLGLPAIFWGLTLVDGERAGAGPARDRSEGEQRRQGVLVTLLAGLVFCGVVWVQGWDGRIGRGEGWCLVLLFLAWQGWHVWEVLQENRRQEGRLLGWVLVLDVVGLGVGAWLTYASIQWLVDWVLSRPEGLLSARYLGWLSGWLLVTPNAVLALYYGWRGRPEVVYSSQVGDGHICIPLCVGLYAVFRPLEVPDFFMPAMAGLCLVSLVHLGFVRWLGRLPRWMGWVLVAAYVGFVQQGLP, from the coding sequence ATGAACCATTCCGGGTGGCTTGGCGGATGGAGCGGAGCCGGTGGCCCCTGGTTTTACCTGGGGCTGTTCGCGCTGGGGTCGTTTTTGCTGCTGTGGCGGCTGGAGGCGCTGTCGTCGAGAGGTTTCGAGGGCACGGTATTGGGTGCACTGGTGATGCCGTATTGTTCGGGGTTGGGGAATCTGATCTTTGTGGATGTGCTGCTTCGTGAGGGTGGTCCCGGGGCCGAGGTTTTGACCAACGCTTTTGTCAACAACATGACCAACCTGACGTTGTTGCTGGGGTTGCCGGCGATTTTTTGGGGACTGACGCTGGTGGACGGGGAGCGGGCCGGGGCTGGACCGGCGCGCGACAGGTCGGAGGGGGAGCAGCGCCGGCAGGGGGTGCTGGTGACCTTGCTGGCCGGATTGGTTTTCTGCGGGGTGGTTTGGGTTCAGGGGTGGGACGGTCGGATCGGCCGCGGGGAGGGTTGGTGTTTGGTCCTGCTGTTTCTGGCCTGGCAGGGTTGGCATGTGTGGGAGGTTTTGCAGGAGAACCGCCGTCAGGAGGGGCGGTTGTTGGGATGGGTTTTGGTGTTGGACGTGGTCGGGTTGGGTGTGGGCGCGTGGCTGACGTATGCGAGCATCCAGTGGTTGGTGGACTGGGTGCTGAGCCGGCCGGAGGGGCTGTTGAGCGCGCGGTATTTGGGATGGCTGAGCGGTTGGTTGCTGGTCACGCCCAATGCGGTGTTGGCGCTGTATTATGGCTGGCGGGGTCGACCGGAGGTGGTGTACTCGTCGCAGGTGGGGGACGGACACATTTGCATCCCGTTGTGCGTGGGTTTGTACGCGGTTTTTCGGCCGTTGGAGGTGCCGGATTTTTTCATGCCTGCCATGGCCGGGTTGTGCCTGGTTTCACTGGTGCACCTGGGATTTGTTCGGTGGTTGGGGCGGCTTCCGCGCTGGATGGGCTGGGTGCTGGTGGCCGCGTACGTGGGGTTTGTGCAGCAGGGGCTGCCGTGA